In a single window of the Aminomonas paucivorans DSM 12260 genome:
- a CDS encoding pyridoxamine 5'-phosphate oxidase family protein: MGMRRKDKEITDPAVLEAILRKGQVLHLGLADVGGQPYVVPLGYGYAPGEVVLHGAMKGLKLDLIRQNPRVSFNVVLRPELVRNPDPTEYSMRYISVIGTGEAEILEDPTEKQRCLDVLMGQYGGPQDPLPEEALARTAVIRLRVTSLTGKFSGYPKPLSPQDL, from the coding sequence ATGGGTATGAGGCGCAAGGACAAGGAGATCACGGACCCGGCGGTGTTGGAGGCCATCCTCCGCAAGGGTCAGGTGTTGCATCTGGGCCTGGCAGATGTGGGGGGACAGCCCTACGTGGTGCCCCTGGGGTACGGCTATGCCCCCGGGGAGGTGGTGCTCCACGGGGCTATGAAAGGGCTGAAGCTGGACCTGATCCGCCAGAACCCCCGGGTGAGCTTCAACGTGGTGCTTCGTCCCGAACTGGTGCGGAACCCGGACCCCACGGAGTACTCCATGCGCTATATCAGCGTCATCGGCACGGGGGAAGCGGAGATCCTGGAGGACCCGACGGAGAAGCAGCGTTGTCTGGACGTCCTGATGGGGCAATACGGCGGCCCCCAGGACCCCCTGCCCGAAGAGGCCCTGGCCCGTACCGCCGTGATCCGCCTTCGGGTCACCTCCCTCACGGGCAAGTTCTCCGGCTATCCCAAGCCTTTGTCGCCCCAGGATCTATGA
- a CDS encoding radical SAM protein: MVVWHLTDRCGLRCRHCYAEATPEGERFVSLREGFRCLETFAAWGAPAVLLSGGEPLESPHGRAFLERGAELGLSLAVSTNGTRVDDSWAEALAKRGAYVGVSLDGPQEIHDSFRGVPGAWNAAAAGLERLKRAGARCGLRVTLCRSTLPGVRDLLEWARGRVDRVCLYHFVPAGRGQEGECLSSEQTREVLEWLFSWVRREAGPLEVLTVDNATDGIALLGYVKRELPERFGEVRELLARQGGNQSGLRILSVRWDGLVSPDPFSFSHPLGRLDRDTGVLCPEGDLQERLKDRKPYLPPRCASCPGLPLCNGNLRARASGTGRGFWGEDPGCYLSGREIREILS; encoded by the coding sequence GTGGTGGTGTGGCACCTCACGGACCGATGCGGCCTCCGGTGTCGGCACTGCTATGCCGAGGCCACGCCGGAGGGAGAGCGTTTCGTCTCCCTCCGGGAGGGATTTCGCTGTCTGGAGACCTTCGCGGCCTGGGGGGCTCCGGCGGTGCTCCTCTCCGGGGGGGAGCCCCTGGAATCGCCCCATGGACGCGCCTTCCTGGAGAGGGGGGCGGAGTTGGGGCTGTCCCTGGCGGTTTCCACCAACGGTACCAGGGTGGACGACTCCTGGGCCGAAGCTCTGGCGAAGCGGGGCGCCTACGTGGGGGTCAGCCTGGACGGGCCGCAGGAGATCCACGACTCCTTCCGGGGGGTACCCGGGGCCTGGAACGCCGCGGCGGCGGGGCTGGAACGGCTGAAACGCGCCGGGGCCCGGTGCGGGCTGCGGGTCACCCTCTGCCGGAGCACCCTGCCCGGGGTTCGGGACCTGCTGGAGTGGGCTCGGGGACGGGTGGACCGGGTCTGTCTGTACCACTTCGTCCCTGCGGGGCGGGGGCAGGAGGGGGAGTGCCTCTCCTCGGAGCAGACCCGGGAGGTGCTGGAGTGGCTGTTCTCCTGGGTGCGCCGGGAGGCGGGACCCCTGGAGGTCCTCACGGTGGACAACGCGACGGACGGGATCGCCCTGCTGGGCTACGTGAAGCGGGAGCTGCCGGAGCGGTTTGGGGAAGTCCGGGAGCTGCTGGCCCGACAAGGGGGCAACCAGAGCGGTCTGCGGATCCTCTCGGTACGCTGGGATGGGCTGGTGAGCCCCGATCCCTTCTCCTTCTCCCATCCCCTGGGGCGGCTGGATCGGGACACGGGAGTCTTGTGTCCGGAGGGAGACCTCCAGGAACGTCTGAAGGATCGGAAGCCCTATCTTCCCCCCCGTTGCGCCTCCTGTCCCGGCCTGCCCCTGTGCAACGGCAACCTTCGGGCCCGGGCGTCGGGAACGGGAAGGGGCTTCTGGGGGGAGGACCCGGGGTGCTACCTCTCGGGCCGGGAGATCCGAGAGATCCTCTCATGA